One genomic window of Evansella cellulosilytica DSM 2522 includes the following:
- the murA gene encoding UDP-N-acetylglucosamine 1-carboxyvinyltransferase translates to MEKIIVRGGRRLNGTVRVEGAKNAVLPVIAASILASKGKSNIYDVPALADVYTINEVLRNLNAEVEYDNGHITVDAEKTLNTEAPFEYVRKMRASFLVMGPLLARVGHARIALPGGCAIGSRPIDQHLKGFEAMGAEVEIGNGYIEAKVAGRLEGTKIYLDFPSVGATENIMMAASTAKGSTIIENAAQEPEIVCLATYLNSMGAKVRGAGTGTIRIEGVDELVGADHTIIPDRIEAGTFMIAAAISGGNVLVENVLPEHIRPLIAKMTEMGVDIKEESNGLRVKGPETLKAVDIKTMPHPGFPTDMQSQMMALLLRAEGSGVITETVFENRFMHVEEFRRMNGNIKIEGRSAIVTGPSELQGAEVRATDLRAGAALILAGLVADGYTRVTELKHIDRGYVDFAGKLKGLGAEIERVFEIDEEELENLEAPAPLKMDPNFA, encoded by the coding sequence TTGGAAAAAATCATCGTCCGCGGTGGCAGGCGCTTGAACGGCACTGTCCGAGTCGAAGGAGCAAAAAACGCCGTTTTGCCGGTCATCGCTGCATCCATTTTGGCCAGCAAAGGCAAGAGCAACATTTATGATGTACCAGCACTTGCTGATGTATACACAATTAACGAAGTTTTAAGAAATTTAAATGCAGAAGTGGAATATGATAATGGGCATATCACTGTAGATGCCGAAAAAACATTAAATACAGAGGCACCATTTGAGTATGTTAGAAAAATGAGAGCATCTTTTCTAGTGATGGGACCTTTATTGGCCCGTGTGGGACACGCGCGAATTGCCCTACCCGGTGGTTGTGCAATTGGCTCAAGACCAATCGATCAACACTTAAAAGGCTTCGAAGCAATGGGAGCTGAAGTAGAAATCGGTAATGGCTACATTGAGGCAAAGGTTGCCGGCCGACTTGAGGGAACAAAAATATATTTAGATTTCCCTAGTGTAGGGGCTACAGAAAACATTATGATGGCTGCATCCACTGCAAAAGGATCTACAATCATCGAGAATGCGGCACAAGAGCCTGAAATTGTTTGCCTTGCAACATACCTTAACTCCATGGGAGCAAAGGTAAGAGGCGCAGGAACAGGCACAATTCGTATTGAAGGTGTAGATGAATTAGTTGGAGCAGATCACACCATCATACCTGACAGAATTGAAGCAGGTACGTTTATGATCGCTGCTGCTATTTCTGGTGGAAATGTTCTCGTGGAAAATGTTCTTCCAGAGCACATTCGTCCACTCATCGCTAAGATGACAGAAATGGGCGTTGACATTAAGGAAGAATCAAATGGATTGCGTGTGAAAGGTCCTGAAACTTTAAAAGCGGTTGATATTAAAACGATGCCGCATCCAGGATTTCCAACAGATATGCAATCACAAATGATGGCATTACTTCTAAGAGCTGAAGGATCAGGTGTCATTACAGAAACAGTATTCGAAAATCGATTTATGCATGTCGAAGAGTTTCGCCGCATGAACGGTAACATTAAAATTGAAGGCCGCTCAGCAATTGTAACAGGTCCTAGTGAGCTACAAGGTGCAGAAGTGAGAGCAACAGATCTAAGAGCTGGTGCAGCACTTATTTTAGCAGGACTCGTTGCTGATGGCTATACACGTGTAACAGAGTTAAAGCATATTGATCGTGGTTATGTAGACTTTGCAGGAAAACTAAAAGGTCTTGGAGCAGAAATCGAGCGTGTTTTTGAAATTGACGAAGAAGAGCTAGAAAATCTCGAAGCACCAGCACCATTAAAGATGGATCCAAATTTTGCATAA
- a CDS encoding DUF1146 family protein, whose translation MLEEIGQQALLNITVSLMVLIVVWKSLSSFKLDIFFTDPDSPKAKTLVILVAIALTYLVSSFLLNYLNWAMNLRFLF comes from the coding sequence TTGCTTGAAGAAATTGGACAGCAGGCATTATTAAACATTACCGTTAGCTTAATGGTGCTCATCGTAGTCTGGAAATCATTATCGTCCTTTAAACTGGACATATTTTTTACCGACCCGGATAGTCCAAAAGCAAAAACTTTAGTAATTCTCGTAGCTATTGCATTGACCTATTTAGTAAGTAGCTTCTTGCTGAATTACTTAAATTGGGCAATGAATTTGAGATTTTTGTTTTAG
- a CDS encoding YwmB family TATA-box binding protein, protein MGNKKQFFVLVSVLLLISMTFLFEENLTRSESNQDPEDTLQYIKETMREVKVDPEQVHIYGRNHQHNFVSYNEVMIYMEQWKATNERVEWTFSETADYQKWVGTFQNPTASYNEKLSIYVMPSSSSKDGYDAYTIYEAAFKAKADWQSTYSELFEPSSTIAKFEKNDLFMNVQGTVTEHEVEIKQWGRSIVEAYSAEVVEQLEEETFVSLSAYTPLLDQQMETNGKEMNLQVALRTIQTGMGEETTVTIGTPLITTEY, encoded by the coding sequence ATGGGGAATAAAAAACAATTTTTCGTACTGGTTTCAGTGTTACTTCTTATTAGCATGACATTTTTATTTGAAGAAAATCTTACTCGTTCAGAAAGCAATCAAGACCCAGAGGACACACTGCAATACATTAAAGAAACAATGCGTGAAGTGAAAGTTGATCCTGAGCAAGTTCATATTTACGGACGCAATCACCAACACAACTTTGTTTCATATAATGAAGTGATGATCTACATGGAGCAATGGAAAGCCACGAATGAACGGGTGGAATGGACGTTTTCAGAAACAGCAGATTACCAAAAATGGGTTGGAACTTTTCAAAACCCAACAGCGTCATATAATGAGAAACTTTCGATTTATGTGATGCCATCATCTTCATCAAAAGATGGATATGACGCATATACTATTTACGAAGCAGCATTTAAGGCAAAAGCTGATTGGCAATCCACATACTCTGAACTGTTTGAACCTTCATCTACTATAGCCAAATTTGAAAAAAATGATTTGTTTATGAATGTGCAAGGGACAGTGACAGAGCATGAAGTAGAGATAAAACAATGGGGAAGAAGCATTGTAGAAGCATATTCTGCAGAGGTTGTTGAACAGCTAGAAGAAGAAACGTTCGTTTCGTTATCCGCATATACTCCATTATTAGATCAACAAATGGAAACTAACGGAAAGGAAATGAACTTGCAAGTAGCTTTACGCACCATTCAAACTGGAATGGGCGAAGAAACAACCGTAACAATTGGAACGCCACTAATTACTACTGAATATTAA